The DNA window GTGTGTGGCGAGGGTTGTGCGTTCGAAGGCCCGGACGCCAAACGTTGCTGGTTCCGGGACTACCTGCCGGACTTCGACTTCACCAACGCGGCGGCGCGCAAGTTCAGCGTCGACAACGCGATCCAATGGGTCAAGGACACGGGCGTGGACGGCTTCCGGTTGGACGCCGTCAAACACATCGAGGATGCCTGGGTCACGGATCTGCGCGCACGCGTCAAGACCGACGTCGAGGCCACCAGCGGTGAGCACTTCTACATGGTCGGCGAGACCTTCACCGGCGACAGAAACGCCATCAAGTACTACGTCGACCCGACCACGAAGCTCGACGGCCAGTTCGACTTTCCGCTGCGCGCCAAGGCCGTGGCGGCTCTCTTGACCCGGAGTGTGCCGCTGACCGACCTCGCGGCGTTCCTGGCTGGGAACGACGGCTTCTACGGCGCCGGAATCATGAGCACGTTCATCGGCAACCACGACGTGCCCCGCTCCATCCACTTCGCCGCGGACACACCGACCTGGGGCAACGAGTGGTCGGACGGCAAGGACAAGGCGTGGAACAACCCGCCAACTCTGCCGTCCGGGCTGAGTGCCTTCGAGCGTCTGGCCAACGCCTACACGTTGATCTTCACGCTTCAGGGCGTGCCGCTCCTCTACTACGGCGACGAAATCGGCATGGCCGGGGGTGGAGATCCGGACAACCGCCGCGCGATGCAGTGGAGCGGCCTGGGTGCTGGCCAGACTCAGCTGCTCGCCCACGTGAAGAAGCTCACCGCCATTCGAGCCGCGCACCCCGCGCTTCGCCGCGGCACCCGCACCGCCCTCTCGGCGAGTGACGAAACTCTTGCGTACAAGATGCAACACAACGCGGACGCGGTGTATGTGCTCATCAATCGCGGCGACGGAGCGCAGTCAGTCGGCGGAGTCCCGAACGGCAACTACGACGAGCTTTTGACCGGCACGCAGGTGGCCGGTCCGAGCCTGAGCGTGCCGCCGAGGAGCGCGCGCATCCTCACCCCAAAATGATGCACTGAGCCCACTCCGACTCCGCTTCGCACTCGTGTATGTGAAGGTGCCACCTCGATCGCGGCTCGACGCGGCCCGAGCGCTTCGCGTATAGTGTTTGATTGGAGGCTTGTAGATGACGCATTGGCTTCGCCGCGTAGGTGGCATGGTGGTTTCGGTGACCCTCGCGGTGGTGTTTGCCGCGGCTTGCGGTGGCTCCGAAGACTCGGGCTCGAGCGCCGCTCCTTGTGGCGGACTGCTCAGCTGCGCAGGAAAGTGCGTCGATCAGAAGGTCGACCCGCAAAACTGCGGGGCCTGCGGCAAGGCCTGCGCAAGCGGGGAGGTCTGCCAGAGCGGGGCCTGCTCCTTCAACTGCGTCGGTGGCACCACGAACTGCACCGGCTCGTGTGTGACCACCAACACGGACCCCAAGAACTGCGGGAGTTGCGGTAAGGCCTGCGCGAGCGGTGAAGTCTGCCAGAGCGGCGCATGCGCGCTGACCTGCTCCGGAGGCAGCACCAACTGCACCGGCGCCTGTGTCACCCTGTCGACCGACCCCGCGAACTGCGGCGCCTGCGGCAACATCTGCGGCGTCGGTGAAATCTGCCAAGGGGGCACCTGCAGCCTGGCTTGCTCGGGCGGCACCGCGAACTGCAGCGGTGCGTGTGTGAACCTGAACAACGACCCGGCCAACTGCGGGACCTGCGCCAAGGCCTGCGCCAGCGGCGAGGTGTGTCAAGCCAGCGATTGCGCTCTGTCGTGTGTGGGCGGAACCACCAACTGCACCGGGTCCTGCGTCAACACCAACAACGATCCTGCCCACTGCGGCGGCTGCGACAAACCCTGCGGCACCGGCGAGGTGTGTGAGAGCGGGGTCTGCTCGCTCAAGTGCGCCGGGGGTACGACGAACTGCGGCGGGGCCTGCGTGAACACCGAGAGCGACCCGCAAAACTGCGGTAGCTGCGGCACCGCCTGCACCACCGGTCAGGTCTGCTCCGCGGGCCAGTGCGCGCTCCAGTGCGCCGGCGGCACGACCAAGTGCAGCAGCTCGTGTGTCAACACCGCGAACGACGCGGCCAACTGCGGCAGCTGCGCCAAGGCGTGCGCCACGGGCGAGGTTTGCCAGAACGGGACCTGCTCGCTTCAGTGTGTCGGCGGCAGCACCAAGTGCGGCAGCTCATGCGTCAACACCAAGAGCGACGTGCTGAACTGCGGAGCCTGCGGCACCAATTGCGGTTCGGGGCAGACCTGCTCGAACGGTGTCTGCACGTTGATCTGTCCGCCCGGCACGACGAAGTGCGGCAGTACCTGTGTGACGACCTCGATCGATCCGCAGAACTGCGGTAGCTGTGGCAACGTCTGCCCAAGCGGTCAGGTTTGCCAGAACAGCGCGTGTTCACTCCAGTGTCCGAGCGGCCTCGTCAAATGCGGCAACTCCTGTGTGAACACGGCGAACGATCCTCAGAACTGCGGCGGCTGTGGCGCCGCCTGCGGTGCCTCCCAGGCCTGCGTCGCCAGCAAGTGTGTGTCGTACTCGTGCCCGGCGGGGACCGCCCTCAACCAGGGTTATTGCTGGGTACCGACCAAGGACTGCATCGAGAACCAGGCGCAAGCCTGCGCCCGGGTCGGGCTGAACCAGGGTCCGCCGGGATACGCGTCGGGCGTCACCTGGGACGCCACCGTGATGGCCAGCGTCACGAGCCAGCTCGGCTGCACGAATCTGGGAGACGTCTCGTGTTGTGTCGAGTCGCTCTGGTTCAACAAGACGAACAACACCTGCTACACGCACAACTTTGGTGCGCAGTTCTACAGCTGGGGAAGCGGCTGTGTGGACGGCGGCCCGAGCGTGGTGCTCTGCTCGAAGTGAGCGCCGCGCGCGCTCGTTGAATCGCGGCGCCCGCCCGGGGCGCCGCGCGCGTGCGAACTCGCCTACGCGCCTGGTCGGGCAGGGAAGCGGAGCGAAGAGCGCACTTGTGTCCAGTCGTGGCGCAGGCGTTTCCGGCCCAGACCTTTACCGGACCGCTGACTTGTGCGAGGTTCCGCCCCGAAAGGACACCGCCATGGGTCTCCGTTTTGCCGCCGACGTTCGCACACTGCTCTGGGTGTGCATGACCATCGCACTGGTCGCCTTCCAGTTCGCGCGGCCCGACTATGCGCCGTACCTGTTCTGGCTGAGCGCGTACTTCGCCCTCGCCTGCGGTGTCATCGCCCACAATCACAATCACTGCCCCACCTTCAAGAACAAGCGCGCCAACGAGCTGTTCGGGCATGTGATCAGCATCTTCTACGGTTACCCGACCTTCGCCTGGATCCCGACGCACAACCTCAATCACCACAAGTTCGTGAATCGTGCCGGCGACGCCACCATCACCTGGCGCCACTCGAAGAAGAACAACCTCCTGGTCCTGGTCACGTATCCGATCATCTCGGCGTACTACCAGTCGGAGCCCACGGCCGCCTTCATCCGCCAGGCCAAGGTGAAGAACCCGAAGCTGTTCCGGCGCATCCAGATCCAGTACGTCGTGTGGCTCGGCAGCCACGCTGCGCTGCTCGCCCTCGCCATCTGGTTGCACGGCACACGCCAGGGGCTGGTCCTGTGGTCGCTCGTCTGCCTCGTCCCGGCGCTGTTCGCGCTGTGGACCATCATGGTCTTCAACTACGTCCAGCACATCCACACCGATCCCTGGTCGGACCACAGCCACTCCCGCAGCTTCGTCGGCTTCTGGACCAACTTCTTCCTGTTCAACAACGGTCTGCACGGCGCGCATCACGAGAATGCGGGCGCGCACTGGACCAAGCTTCCAGAGATCCACGCCAAGTACGTGGACCAGGTCGACCCCCGACTGATGCACAAGAGCATGTGGTGGTACTTCTTCCAGCAGTACTTCCTGGCAGCGCTCTTCCCTTCGCTCGGCACGACCCAGGTCGGTCGCGCGCCGTACGATCCGCCAGAGGGCAAACCGAGCGCGCTCGATCTCTCGGCCTCCAACGTCGGCATCGGCGAAGAGGGCACGAACGAAATCATTCTGCGCGCGTGACCCCAGCGTGATTCTGCCGCCTCGAGCTCTGCGCGAGCCGCCTCACTCGTCGAGCGCAGCGTGGGCTTCGCGGAGGACGCGCAGCGCGTCTTCGTGGTCGAAGCCGAGCGCCTCGGCGAGTTGATCGAGGGTCTTCATCTCGCCGTGCGCGACGAAATCGTCCACAAAAGCTACGCCGGCCGCCAGCCCGAGGGCCAGCCGCCGCGCGGGTGCGCCGACGAGGCGTGAGGGCATGCTCGCGATTCGAGCATCCATACCCTCGCGCTCGAGGCTGCCACCAAAACGCTGGATGATATCCCCCAGCTTGAGCAGCACGACCCCGAGCTCGTAACGAGAGCCGCCGCTCTTTTCGCCAGCCTCGATGATGGCTTGCACGCTCGCTGTGAGAAGCAGCAGCTCGTCCTTCCCCAGCTCACCGTCGGCGGACGCCATCAAGTACATGACCTCGAAGACCGCCTCGATCTCCCCGGCACGCGCCCACTCTTCCGGGGTGAGCTCGGCCAGCATCGACAAGCTCCGTGCCCAGTCGGATACCGCGAGCTCGGCAAATTCGTCCCGGCACAGGCGAGCCAACTTCGGTCCGAGCATCTCGCCCAGAACGGTCGGTCGCCCTCGATTGCCTGTCAACCCAGCCCTGACTCCGTGGCGGCCGGTTGCTCTGCATCCGACCCTTCGGCGCGCCCGGCGTCCACGGGTAGCCAGACCCGCGCGGTCGTGCCCTGCCCGCGTTCACTCTCGAGCTCGAGCGTCCCGCCGTGTGCCTGTACCACCCGCTGCACGATGGGGAGCCCGAGCCCGGTCCCACTCGGTCGGGTGGTAAAAAATGGGTCGAGCGCGCGCGCGAGGGTCGCCGAATCCATCCCCGAACCACGATCCCGAATGCTCACGGTGACGCCGCCCCGCACACCCGTACCCTCGGAGAGTGTGACCTCGATGCTGCCTCCCGCCGGCATGGCTTGCGCGGAGTTCAGCAGCAGGTTGTCAAACGCCACCAGCAGGAGCGCCGCATCCGCCTCGATCAGCGGCAGCTCGCCGTCACGCTCCACCTCGAGCGTGTGGCTCTCGCCGGGGGGCAGGCTGGTTCGCTGGAGCAACTCGAGCAGATCGATGCGCGAGGGTTTCAACTGGGTGGGGCGGGCGAATCTGAGGAGATCGGTCACCAGGTTGTTCAGTCGATCGGCCTCTTCGCTGACGATTTGCAGCAGCGTGGTGCGGTCGGGATCGGCAAGCTTCGGGCGGCGGAGCCCGGCCACGGCGTTGGCGATGATCGCCAGTGGGTTCCGCACCTCGTGAGCGATGGCAGCGGCCAGCTCCCCCACTGCAGCCAGCTGTTCTTTCCGCGTCAGCTCGGACTGCATCTCCCGCAGCTCCGTGTGCGAAGCCGAGAGCTGGTTCGCGGTGGATCGGAGCTCGCGCTCGGTTCGTGTCAGCTCGCCGATCGTGCGCCGGTAGCGGAACACCAGGGTGCTCGCGACACTGAGGGCGTAAATCATGTACGCGTGCGGGACCAGGAACAGCGCGTTCTGGAGCACCCCCATGCTCAGGAGCATGTCGTTTGCGGCTGCGAGCACCAGGATCGAGCCGCCACCGAAGGCGAGGAAGGCCTCGTGCTGCCCGGCGCGCGCCGCGCGCAGCAGCCAGATCTGGCCCAAGACGAGCTCGATGGCGACGGTGGCGAAACCCGCCCGGGCAAACAAAGTTGGTTCCGCACGCCAATTGCGAAACTCCGCGCCGAACACGCGGGCATGGGCCAAGACCGCGGTGTCCACCCGCCACCACTGACCAAAGATCAGCACCAGCTCGAAGGCCATGGCCACGGCGTAAACGACGTACACCAACCGGCGACGCCCCCGAACGCCGGCGAACTCGACCACGAAATGGAGGTTGATGGCGGCGGCCAAGATCGCGGCTTGCATGACACCCGTCACCGCGACCAGGCGCCCAGCAACGTCCGGAGCAACGTGCGCGCGAGCGCTCGACGCGCTGTGAAACGCCAGCGCGAAGCACATCGCGCCGTAGATGAGCAGATCGCGCTCGCGCCGGGCGACGAGCGACGCCGCAGCGAAGAACACACCCAGCGCGAGCTGGGCGAGGCACCAGGCGCTCAGCACCCCGCTCAAGTAGACCGGCCCCACGGAATTTACCCGCCAGCGAGCATACGCGATGCGAAGCGAACGGAACCAGGACCGGCGTCAGGCGCGGAGAGCTCACCTGGCCAGACCAGGAGTCGACGCGCCGCGGCATGATCGACAAGGAAGCGCGGATGCTCTGGCCCACGCTCCCGTCCGCGACCGTGTACCATCAGGTCGCGCCTCGGGAGGCATATGCCGCGATCCATTCTGTGCCTGAAGCAGACACTACGGCTCCTCGGAGCTTCGCTGCTCTTCGCGTGTTCCGCGGACTCCGATCCGGAGGACGTGACCGGGCGCGTGCAAAACGCCGCGAGTGTAGGCGGCTGCAACTGTCCCACCTCGGGCGGCTGCTCGAGCCTGAGCTACTCGGACGTCCCGGCCGACGGCCTCTTCTACGTCACGACCTTCGGCGGCGGCTCCGACACCCAGCCGATGAGCTGCGGCGGCACAGCGGATGGCACCTGGGCCTACGTGGCGGACTCGGCGCGGTTCGGCTGCAAGGCCAAGCTGCTGGTCGAGGCGCAGGGCAAGTCGTGTGTCGCGGAGGTCCGCGACTGCGGTCCGAATCGTTGTGTCGAGCAGGCGGCGTGTTCGTGTTCGTGCGGCGGGCACTTTCCGATCCTCGACGCGAGCCCCTTCATTACCCAGTACCTGCTCGGAAGCTCGAGCGTCGGCTGGAGCGAGAAGCGCTCGGTCAAGGTGACGCTCGTCGATCCCGCGACGCCCATCGGCTGCCCCGGTGGGCCGGTCTCCCTCGATGCCAGCAACGATGCTGCGACCAGCGGGGGTGCAGGCGGTGGGGCCGGCATGACGTCCGGCGGCGGGGCGGCGGGCGCGGCGGGCAGCGGCGCGAGCACGGGCGGCGGCGGAGCCGGCGCGAGCGGCGGCAGTGCGGGCGCGGGCGGTGCGGGGACATCAGGCAGCGCTGGCACACCGGGCTCCGGCGGAGACTCGAACCCTCCCTCGTCCAAAGACGATGCCGGAGGTTGCAGTTGTCGTGTGGGCTCGCCTCGCACCGACCATTTCGGGTGGCTGACTGCACTGGGTGCGTTCGCGGCAATCCGACGCAGACGCGGACCGACCCGCACGGCACACCGGCTGCCGCGCTGAAATGCGCAGCCTCAGCCGCTCCGTTCCGCCGCCCGGACGCGTTTTTCCACCGCGTAGATCAGGAGCGGGAACAGTGCGGCAAACCCGATGGCCACCAGCGCCACCTCGCGCATGCGGAGCACGCTTCCGCCCGGAACTTCGATCAAGATGGCCGAAGACAAACCGGCCCCAACCGCCGCGCCGATGTGCTGCGTGGTGGACTGCAAGCTCATGTAACGCGCGCGCTCCGTAGCACGCGGCACTCGCGTCATCAGCGCGTTCATCGGCACCATGCGCAAGCTGCCCGAGATCATGAACGCCACGAACACCAGCATGATGGGCACGAGCGGTCGCTCCACCACGAAGCCGACGACTACCGCCGCCGCGAACAGAGCAGTTCCCGCAGCAACGATCAAACTCGATCCGTAACGGTCGGCGAGGCGTCCGGCCACCCGCATCGTGAAGAAGCTGCAGACCCCTCCCACGAAGTAGAGCAGGCCAAGGCGCGATCGCGGGTAGTCCAGATTGAACTGCAAGTAGGTGGCGATGTTGGGGACGATCACGAAGATGCTCAGCATGGTGACGAGATTCGCCGCCATCGAGTAGAGGACGACCGGGCGACGAACCACCTCCGCCAATGCGACGGGCGGTGCGGTTCGCGCGGCGACCAGGTGCAGCGTGAGCGACGGCAAGAGCGACGCGGCAGCCAGCGCCACCGTAGCGCCCAGCGTCGCGACCGCGAAGAACGGCAGCTGCCACCCACCAAGATGCGCGAGCTCGAGTCCGGCAGGCACCCCGAGCACCGAGGCCACCGAGAATGCGCCCATCACCGCGCCCAGCGCTCGCCCGCGTCGAGCCGGCGGGATCACGTCGGCGATGATGGCCAACCCGAGGGCGGTGGCTGGACCGCCGAACGCACCCGCCATCACACGCGCGAACATCAAAGACGCGAGCCCCGTCGCAAAGCCCCCCGCTGCGGTGCCCACGACCAGACCTCCCAGAGCGACCACGAGCGCGACTCGCCGATCGAAGCGATCGAGGAACAACATACCGACCAGACCGGACAGCGCCGCGGACGCGGTGTAACTGCCCGCAACCAGCCCAAGCGAGGAGCTCGGGATCCCCAGGGCGTCCACGAAATCTGGCCCCAGCGGCATGACCATCATGAAGTCGAGCACGTTGACGAATTGCACCATCGCCAGCACGACGAGCAGCTTGCGCTCTGTGATCACGGGCACCGGCAGCGGCACGCTCTGGGCCATCAGCTGGGCTCTCGCAGGGACAACGACGCCAATCGCTCCACGCACTTTCATGGGCCAGGTGGCGCTGCGCCACAAGGCCGGAGTGCGCGCGCGGGAGCCTTGGGAGCAGCAAACGGACGCTCGCGCAGGCGCGGGCGGCACCTCCCGCTCGTGCGCCGCGATAGAGCACGGACGCCCCAGCGAAATCCGAATAGACTGCCGCCGCGATGAAACTCTACGCCTCCTTGACCTCGCCCTTCGCGCGGAAGATCCGCATCCTCGTGGCGGAAAAATCGATCCGCTGCGAGCTTGTCGAGACCGACCCGACTGGCAAGGACAGCCCGGTGCCCAGCTTGAATCCGCTGGGCAAGGTGCCGGTCCTCGTGCGTGACGACGGTTCCGCATTGTTCGACTCACCCGTGATCATCGAGTTCCTCGACGCGGCAGCACCACCGGCCTTCATTCCCTCCCAAGCCGAGGACCGCTTCGATGTCTTGCGCTGGCAGGCGCTGGCCGACGGCATGATGGACGCAACGGTGCAACGTC is part of the Myxococcales bacterium genome and encodes:
- a CDS encoding fatty acid desaturase; this translates as MGLRFAADVRTLLWVCMTIALVAFQFARPDYAPYLFWLSAYFALACGVIAHNHNHCPTFKNKRANELFGHVISIFYGYPTFAWIPTHNLNHHKFVNRAGDATITWRHSKKNNLLVLVTYPIISAYYQSEPTAAFIRQAKVKNPKLFRRIQIQYVVWLGSHAALLALAIWLHGTRQGLVLWSLVCLVPALFALWTIMVFNYVQHIHTDPWSDHSHSRSFVGFWTNFFLFNNGLHGAHHENAGAHWTKLPEIHAKYVDQVDPRLMHKSMWWYFFQQYFLAALFPSLGTTQVGRAPYDPPEGKPSALDLSASNVGIGEEGTNEIILRA
- a CDS encoding MFS transporter, translated to MAQSVPLPVPVITERKLLVVLAMVQFVNVLDFMMVMPLGPDFVDALGIPSSSLGLVAGSYTASAALSGLVGMLFLDRFDRRVALVVALGGLVVGTAAGGFATGLASLMFARVMAGAFGGPATALGLAIIADVIPPARRGRALGAVMGAFSVASVLGVPAGLELAHLGGWQLPFFAVATLGATVALAAASLLPSLTLHLVAARTAPPVALAEVVRRPVVLYSMAANLVTMLSIFVIVPNIATYLQFNLDYPRSRLGLLYFVGGVCSFFTMRVAGRLADRYGSSLIVAAGTALFAAAVVVGFVVERPLVPIMLVFVAFMISGSLRMVPMNALMTRVPRATERARYMSLQSTTQHIGAAVGAGLSSAILIEVPGGSVLRMREVALVAIGFAALFPLLIYAVEKRVRAAERSG
- a CDS encoding glutathione S-transferase N-terminal domain-containing protein, with the protein product MKLYASLTSPFARKIRILVAEKSIRCELVETDPTGKDSPVPSLNPLGKVPVLVRDDGSALFDSPVIIEFLDAAAPPAFIPSQAEDRFDVLRWQALADGMMDATVQRLLETRRKPEQQSKSAFARQEEKLTRALAYADERAVAPYLVDGQLTLTNIALGVALDYIDLRHPHDWRSSCPALTSWHQRIGERPSFVATRPPGLPHD